In Sardina pilchardus chromosome 8, fSarPil1.1, whole genome shotgun sequence, the genomic window ACTTTACACATACTACTGCAGTAACATTACAGTCCCGCTCTGAAGTTTCACTTTGAAACATAGTCTTGAGATTGCGCTGCAGGTGCCGTCTGAACATCAGAATCTCCTTCCACTGATGTAGGGAACAATATGTTTCCCATTGTGTAGTCTTCCAAGTTCAGGTCAGATTTTCTATAAATCCCATTAGGAGTAGCGCTCCTGGGAACTTTTATTGGGAGAGAATAGGGCTTGCTCCTCGGGCGATGCCCCCATGTATTCATGAAGTGAAGTCGGTGTACCCAGGATGAGGCCACCGCTGCGGTAGTCACATAGGGGTAAGGTAGAAAACTTGCACAGGGAGGAAGTCCGAGACCCTGGAGGACACAGGTGAAATTATTTAAGTGTGCATACATTACGTTTGGACATCGGACACTCAGTGTGTGACATAAATATCGCAGAACAGTCGTGCGTAAAAACGCACCActtgttacattttgtaaaTTATCCTATACAGCACGCCTGATTGTACACCAATAATATCAGTGGACGGAACTGACCTGTGGTGAAGACAAAGACGATTGTTGAACGTAAAAAGGTAATCCTGGCGTTACATTTCTTCCCTGGGATGGGGACGGTCGACCTGTGTCCAAGGTGCTCATTCCCTCAGACATCAAACTGGAAAAGTTCCGTCCAAAGTAAAAGGGCGTTGGATGAATTAAAaaattgtttgtattgttaAGAGAATTTAAAAAATGTTGTTCCATTGGCCCTGGTGTGAAAACAACTTGAGGTTGTTGTCGGTGATTTTTCTGGAATTCTTCCCCCTCGTTAATGGGGCAATCCTTCTCCGCTTTGGGTTCACCGTCAagattctctgtctgtttctcaaaCTTTGTCTCAGATGGAAGTCTTTGGGTGCTGACGTCGTGCTTAGCATTTGGCTCGTTATTTAAATGTGGAGTTTCTGTGGTTGTGGATACTTCAAATGGGTCTACACCATCCTCGACTGCAAGACCCTTCTCATCTTCATCGCTACCAGCTTCGCTGTCACTATTTTCTTTCAAACAAAATTGATTGAATAAAGCACATTACATTATATACAAATAGTTATTCAAACTAATAGTTTGCTACTGAAAAGTTACAAATCCATCTCTACAATTAAGAGCTGTCAAGTTATTTAAACTGCATAGCCTATTCGTCAAGCAGAATGTCATACATTTAAAATGGCAGCCTAAATGTTGGGTTTCCGTTAATCAATCAAAAACAATATTTATATATTGAAACCTTTTAACGTGGATGTGACCACATGTCTTGTTTGTGGAGAAGTGGGTATTGTGCGATCCGCTGCAGTGGAAACGTCGTTGTCTTTTGGGGAATCAAGGTTACTAGAGCGCGCTGTCTTCAAAAATAATTGTTTCCTGAAATACAAACAGCTTTTAAACACACTCCAGACTTCTGAAAGAacatggagagagcagaggtgCACATAAGCCGTATACAGATATGGACAATAAAAAGAAAGAGTACAGAAACTGGGCCTAATCTGCGACATGATATAGCctaccttttctctcttcttccattTCCAGTGTCACGAAATCCTTTTGCAAATGGATTATTATCAATCTTCAGTTGCGTTATCTGATAAACAGAATCAAAACTATTTAAGAGTCTTCCAAAAGAACACTTTCTTACAGAATAATTTCAGTGTACAGTGTTACATGTTTTGCTCATGTAACCGTAAATATTTAATGTGTTGCGCAAAGAATGGATACCTTGTCATTTTGATATGCAGTCACAGCAATAAATTCTGTTTCCGGAAAGACATATGTCCTGAAGGTACTATATGGAAGTTTCAGTATGTCATTTGCCCGCACAACATGAAACCTGGGCTGATACTTGTGCATGGAGTTTAGAATCGTCTGTTGAATGCATGACGAATAAAAGAAATTGATGATCAATCAACAAATTACAAATAATATGCATTTATTTTCTGCACAAATATGTGATTTATATGTATTGTTTATTGCTTATTGGTCTACAAAagggtagcctaggctaccatTGAATTCAAAGTAACGGTATGTTTCTCAAATTTAGCTAGGTAAATTATTTAATAATATAGTTCAATAGTATTAAATATAGATTCATATTTTTCTTCTTGTTATACACGTTTCCACTTATTTCAATTAAACATTATGTAACTATTGCAAGCAGGAACATG contains:
- the tbx3b gene encoding T-box transcription factor TBX3 — protein: MNAMLGQRYPFVPVVGSFPCVPVKPAENQMGNPETCIQPGFRIENGKAAPLVKLRTREAETEVEDDPVIHIEAKDLWEQFHTFGTEMVITKSGRRMFPPFKVRCSGFDKKASYILLMDIVASDDCRYKFHNSRWMVAGKADPEMPKRMYIHPDSPSTGEHWMSKTISFHKLKLTNNMSDKHGFTILNSMHKYQPRFHVVRANDILKLPYSTFRTYVFPETEFIAVTAYQNDKITQLKIDNNPFAKGFRDTGNGRREKRKQLFLKTARSSNLDSPKDNDVSTAADRTIPTSPQTRHVVTSTLKENSDSEAGSDEDEKGLAVEDGVDPFEVSTTTETPHLNNEPNAKHDVSTQRLPSETKFEKQTENLDGSRTSSLCKFSTLPLCDYRSGGLILGTPTSLHEYMGASPEEQALFSPNKSSQERYS